The following DNA comes from Verrucomicrobiota bacterium.
CCCATATTTTTTGAAGATTTCATCCAATAATTGCATTTCCGCAGTGGAAAGTTCATCTTCACCTGGATCGCTCTGAAGTCGAACTGAATAATGTTCCGGCTCAGAGACGTGCTGCGCCCAAATGGACGGATCCCCCGGTGAATCTTCCTCAGTAACCAAGTTCAACACGTGGCTCAACACCGGACCATGACGCATGGAAACGTACTGGTCAGTGGTGATGGATCTGCCCCAACGCAGCAGCGCCTCGCGGTCGGCCAAATAAAGGAGCTTAATGAGCTTCAGGTAGCTCATCGAACTCCCTCGCAGCTTCAGAAGGCGGGCGGCCGCCTGGGTAGCTT
Coding sequences within:
- a CDS encoding Panacea domain-containing protein, whose protein sequence is MNLPFNERKATQAAARLLKLRGSSMSYLKLIKLLYLADREALLRWGRSITTDQYVSMRHGPVLSHVLNLVTEEDSPGDPSIWAQHVSEPEHYSVRLQSDPGEDELSTAEMQLLDEIFKKYGAKTRWNLVDITHQLPEWKDPQGSAIPISYRDILKAGGKKESEITAIEDELEEVALMENLLGAH